Proteins from a genomic interval of Marmoricola sp. OAE513:
- a CDS encoding leucyl aminopeptidase — protein sequence MTTYTLRKAAADRVRTDLVVIGVGTDKKGAAVPLGGAEAVAAAYGRGFAPLLAAAGFTGAPGETARVPAGDQVNAGQLLVVGLGDRDALTPEKVRRAAGVASRSLGNVASVALALPADDADHVRAVAEGFLSGLYRFEAFKSKPRKVSLADVVVLSYGARRSDVVAALDHAVLLGDLTAKARDWVNTPPNALVPTKFAAEIQKLTKGTQVGYELVTAAQLKKLGCGGILGVGLGSANPPCLVKLTWAPAEPRGSVALVGKGITFDSGGLTIKPGGSMSAMKSDMAGAAAVVAAIHAVAALELPVAVTAYVPIAENMVSGTSMRPGDVLSMYSGKTVEVTNTDAEGRLILADALTMAAREAPEVIFEISTLTGPCVVALGDRIAGLFGDDETVAEVERAAGVTGELFWHLPIPPEQRTSVRTESKVADLLQHNWVRWGSALYAAAFLEQFVEDVPWAHFDIAGPSYNTGGPWGHVPSGGTGFGISTLVELVAARANR from the coding sequence GTGACGACCTACACGCTGCGCAAGGCCGCGGCCGACCGAGTCCGCACCGACCTCGTCGTCATCGGGGTCGGGACCGACAAGAAGGGCGCTGCGGTGCCTCTCGGTGGTGCCGAGGCGGTCGCCGCGGCGTACGGGCGGGGCTTCGCACCGCTCCTCGCGGCAGCCGGGTTCACCGGTGCGCCGGGTGAGACCGCACGGGTCCCGGCGGGTGACCAGGTGAACGCCGGCCAGCTGCTCGTCGTCGGGCTCGGGGACCGTGACGCGCTGACTCCCGAGAAGGTACGCCGCGCTGCCGGCGTCGCTTCCCGGTCGCTCGGCAACGTGGCCTCGGTCGCGCTCGCGCTGCCCGCCGACGACGCCGACCACGTCCGGGCGGTCGCCGAAGGTTTCCTCTCCGGCCTGTACCGGTTCGAGGCGTTCAAGTCGAAGCCGCGCAAGGTCTCCCTGGCCGACGTGGTCGTGCTCAGCTACGGGGCCCGACGGTCCGACGTCGTCGCGGCGCTCGATCACGCGGTGCTGCTCGGGGACCTCACCGCCAAGGCGCGCGACTGGGTGAACACTCCCCCGAACGCCCTGGTCCCCACCAAGTTCGCCGCCGAGATCCAGAAGCTGACCAAGGGCACCCAGGTCGGCTACGAGCTCGTCACCGCGGCTCAGCTGAAGAAGCTCGGCTGCGGCGGCATCCTCGGCGTCGGCCTCGGCTCGGCCAATCCCCCGTGCCTGGTCAAGCTCACCTGGGCGCCGGCCGAACCACGCGGCTCGGTTGCGCTCGTCGGCAAGGGCATCACCTTCGACTCCGGCGGCCTGACCATCAAGCCCGGCGGATCGATGTCGGCGATGAAGTCCGACATGGCCGGAGCCGCTGCGGTCGTCGCGGCGATCCACGCGGTCGCCGCGCTCGAGCTCCCGGTGGCGGTGACGGCGTACGTGCCGATCGCGGAGAACATGGTGAGCGGCACCTCGATGCGACCGGGCGACGTCCTCTCGATGTACTCGGGCAAGACCGTCGAGGTCACCAACACCGACGCCGAGGGCCGGCTGATCCTCGCCGACGCCCTCACCATGGCGGCGCGTGAGGCGCCCGAGGTGATCTTCGAGATCTCGACGCTGACCGGTCCGTGCGTGGTCGCGCTCGGCGACCGGATCGCCGGCCTGTTCGGTGACGACGAGACGGTGGCCGAGGTCGAACGAGCCGCCGGGGTCACCGGCGAGCTGTTCTGGCACCTGCCCATCCCGCCGGAGCAGCGCACCAGCGTGCGCACCGAGAGCAAGGTCGCGGACCTGCTGCAGCACAACTGGGTGCGCTGGGGTTCGGCCCTGTACGCCGCGGCGTTCCTCGAGCAGTTCGTCGAGGACGTGCCGTGGGCGCACTTCGACATCGCCGGCCCGAGCTACAACACCGGCGGCCCCTGGGGCCACGTGCCCAGCGGCGGAACCGGCTTCGGGATCAGCACGCTGGTCGAGCTGGTCGCGGCGCGCGCGAACCGCTGA
- the gcvT gene encoding glycine cleavage system aminomethyltransferase GcvT, translated as MALKQSVLHDRHVALGAKFSEFGGWEMPLQYAGVVPEHTAVREAVGVFDVSHLGKVVVRGEGALEFINSCFTNDLGRIEKGKAQYTLCCDEETGGVVDDLIVYLKDDDHLLLVPNAANTAEVVRRLEAKAPAGLTITDHHETHAVLAVQGTKSDEVLQALDLPTGHDYMAFAEAPFDGTDVVVCRTGYTGERGYELIAPNEIAGALWDALFEAGAAYDLAPCGLGARDTLRTEMGYPLHGQDISMSITPVQARIGWAIGWKKDAFWGKAALEAEREAGPKVTLRGLVASGRGIPRPHMSVRLTGDMPIGEITSGTFSPTLKKGIALALINSQVAEGAEVSVDVRGRSEIFVVTKPPFVTAGVREA; from the coding sequence ATGGCCCTCAAGCAGTCCGTCCTGCACGACCGTCACGTCGCCCTCGGTGCGAAGTTCTCCGAGTTCGGTGGCTGGGAGATGCCGCTGCAGTACGCCGGTGTCGTCCCCGAGCACACCGCTGTGCGCGAGGCCGTCGGGGTCTTCGACGTCAGCCACCTCGGCAAGGTCGTCGTGCGCGGCGAGGGTGCGCTGGAGTTCATCAACTCCTGCTTCACCAACGACCTCGGTCGGATCGAGAAGGGCAAGGCGCAGTACACGTTGTGCTGCGACGAGGAGACCGGCGGCGTCGTCGACGACCTGATCGTCTACCTCAAGGACGACGACCACCTGCTGCTGGTGCCGAACGCGGCCAACACCGCCGAGGTCGTACGGCGCCTCGAGGCCAAGGCGCCCGCCGGCCTGACGATCACCGACCACCACGAGACGCATGCCGTGCTCGCCGTCCAGGGGACGAAGTCCGACGAGGTGCTCCAGGCGCTGGACCTCCCCACCGGTCACGACTACATGGCGTTCGCCGAAGCCCCTTTCGACGGTACCGACGTCGTCGTCTGCCGTACCGGCTACACGGGGGAGCGCGGCTACGAGCTGATCGCCCCCAACGAGATCGCGGGTGCGTTGTGGGACGCGCTGTTCGAGGCGGGGGCGGCGTACGACCTCGCGCCGTGCGGTCTCGGCGCCCGCGACACCCTGCGCACGGAGATGGGCTACCCGCTGCACGGCCAGGACATCTCGATGTCGATCACGCCTGTCCAGGCGCGGATCGGTTGGGCGATCGGCTGGAAGAAGGACGCGTTCTGGGGCAAGGCCGCCTTGGAGGCCGAGCGGGAGGCGGGCCCGAAGGTCACCCTGCGTGGTCTGGTCGCCTCGGGTCGTGGCATCCCGCGGCCCCACATGAGTGTCCGGCTCACCGGCGACATGCCGATCGGGGAGATCACCTCGGGAACGTTCTCGCCGACGCTGAAGAAGGGCATCGCGCTGGCGCTGATCAACTCCCAGGTCGCTGAGGGCGCCGAGGTGTCCGTCGACGTCCGGGGACGCTCGGAGATCTTCGTGGTGACCAAACCGCCGTTCGTCACCGCCGGCGTACGGGAGGCGTGA
- a CDS encoding DUF3043 domain-containing protein has translation MFGRSDSSSVPESQPVESAAADKKGRPTPTRKEAEAAAKARAQAAGDKKAAAKLLRETRGDSNKRIREGMKNGEEKYLPARDKGPVKRAVRDWVDSRLMFTEFILPILLVILVAGSVGNKDVQNAAGILQTVTMVLLVVDVVTIRFRLKKALTEQFPGESLKGTTFYGFTRVLQLRFMRLPKPQVRIGGKPI, from the coding sequence TTGTTCGGTCGTTCCGATAGCTCCTCAGTCCCCGAGTCCCAGCCCGTCGAGAGCGCGGCAGCGGACAAGAAGGGGCGCCCGACGCCGACCCGCAAGGAGGCCGAGGCGGCCGCCAAGGCGCGCGCCCAGGCGGCCGGCGACAAGAAGGCAGCCGCGAAGCTGCTCCGCGAGACCCGTGGGGACTCGAACAAGCGGATCCGCGAAGGCATGAAGAACGGCGAGGAGAAGTACCTCCCCGCGCGGGACAAGGGTCCCGTCAAGCGTGCGGTCCGCGACTGGGTCGACTCCCGCCTGATGTTCACCGAGTTCATCCTGCCGATCCTGCTGGTGATCCTGGTCGCCGGCTCCGTGGGGAACAAGGACGTCCAGAACGCCGCAGGCATCCTGCAGACCGTCACGATGGTGCTGCTGGTCGTCGACGTCGTGACGATCCGCTTCCGCCTGAAGAAGGCACTGACCGAGCAGTTCCCGGGCGAGAGCCTCAAGGGCACGACGTTCTACGGGTTCACCCGCGTGCTGCAGCTGCGGTTCATGCGTCTGCCGAAGCCGCAGGTCCGCATCGGCGGCAAGCCGATCTGA
- a CDS encoding HAMP domain-containing sensor histidine kinase gives MRESYVDLEREAELRAYAVLDAEQIPALERIADLAAEICGMAVAEVNAVSLDDVVHVATTNRDHLRVPREFSFCSPVISYGVDTYTVVDATKQEPFASSPYVTGERASIRSYAAARMVGPTGVVLGNLCVFDYEPREVTIDQLAALQSLSATIVEILEMRRTERELATALNRLAGSHRALHSSNESLEAFAGQISHDLQAPLTAVEVALELLEDEVDLSEDAQMLLGHARSGGRRMQSTITELLDFAVAGSSSPTVPVDLNEVVSEVLADLDWSLTDAKIEVEPLPAVLGQSAELRAVMQNLVANAVKFSAPTAVPHIQIHGESHDGTVRVTVADNGPGVPEEQREAVFGLNVRGDTDVAGYGIGLATCARIVRTRRGAIGVDPSPTGGSSFWFELPAAGQLA, from the coding sequence GTGAGGGAGTCTTATGTCGATCTCGAGCGCGAAGCAGAGCTGCGTGCCTACGCGGTGCTCGACGCCGAGCAGATCCCGGCGTTGGAGCGGATCGCCGACCTCGCCGCGGAGATCTGCGGCATGGCGGTGGCCGAGGTCAACGCCGTCTCGCTGGACGACGTCGTGCACGTCGCGACCACCAACCGCGACCACCTGCGGGTACCGCGTGAGTTCTCGTTCTGCAGCCCGGTGATCAGCTACGGGGTCGACACCTACACGGTGGTGGACGCGACGAAGCAGGAGCCGTTCGCCTCCAGCCCGTACGTGACCGGTGAGCGGGCCTCGATCCGCTCGTACGCCGCCGCGCGGATGGTCGGGCCGACGGGAGTCGTCCTGGGCAACCTGTGCGTCTTCGACTACGAACCGCGTGAGGTCACGATCGACCAGCTCGCCGCGCTGCAGTCGCTGTCGGCGACGATCGTCGAGATCCTGGAGATGCGCCGCACCGAGCGTGAGCTTGCGACGGCGCTCAACCGACTCGCCGGGTCGCACCGCGCGTTGCACTCCTCGAACGAGTCGCTGGAGGCCTTCGCCGGCCAGATCAGCCACGACCTGCAGGCGCCGCTGACCGCGGTCGAGGTCGCGCTCGAGCTGCTCGAGGACGAGGTCGACCTCTCCGAGGACGCGCAAATGCTGCTCGGGCACGCGCGCTCCGGTGGACGCCGGATGCAGAGCACGATCACCGAGCTCCTCGACTTCGCGGTCGCCGGGTCCTCGAGCCCGACCGTCCCGGTCGACCTGAACGAGGTGGTCAGCGAGGTCCTCGCCGACCTGGACTGGAGCCTGACCGACGCCAAGATCGAGGTCGAACCGCTGCCCGCCGTCCTGGGTCAGAGCGCCGAGCTGCGAGCGGTGATGCAGAACCTGGTCGCCAACGCCGTGAAGTTCTCCGCACCGACCGCGGTGCCGCACATCCAGATCCACGGCGAGAGCCACGACGGCACGGTCCGGGTGACCGTCGCCGACAACGGTCCGGGCGTGCCGGAGGAGCAGCGCGAGGCTGTCTTCGGCCTCAACGTCCGCGGCGACACCGACGTAGCCGGTTACGGGATCGGGCTCGCGACCTGCGCCCGGATCGTCCGGACCCGACGCGGAGCGATCGGGGTCGACCCGTCACCGACCGGCGGCTCGTCGTTCTGGTTCGAGCTACCTGCTGCGGGCCAGCTCGCCTAG
- the nadA gene encoding quinolinate synthase NadA has protein sequence MTTIDLPLLPLGRGKDLSSERGVECPGDLPAASDPDLVARAEAAKAKLGNRVFVLGHHYQRDEVVQFADVMGDSFKLAKDAAARPEAEFIVFCGVHFMAESADILTSDDQKVILPDLAAGCSMADMARLGQVQDAWDALTDAGVADVVVPITYMNSSADIKAFCGNHDGAVCTSSNADVALEWAFAQKGPDTKVLFFPDQHLGRNTAVLKLGYSLDDCIVWNPLLPNGGNTVEELRAAKVILWKGHCSVHGRFSAEVVDELRATIPDVQVLVHPECAHDVVLKADKVGSTEFIINTIEAAPAGSSWAIGTELNLVKRLANAHPDKNIVFLDKTVCYCSTMNRIDLPHLVWALESLVEGTVVNQIQVDGETEKWAKVALQRMLDLPGRTSKD, from the coding sequence ATGACCACGATCGACCTGCCGCTGCTTCCGCTGGGACGGGGCAAGGACTTGTCCTCAGAACGGGGTGTCGAGTGCCCGGGCGACCTGCCCGCTGCGTCCGATCCGGACCTGGTCGCGCGCGCCGAGGCGGCCAAGGCCAAGCTCGGCAACCGGGTGTTCGTCCTCGGTCACCACTACCAGCGCGACGAGGTCGTGCAGTTCGCCGACGTGATGGGTGACTCCTTCAAGCTCGCCAAGGACGCGGCAGCGCGACCGGAAGCCGAGTTCATCGTCTTCTGCGGCGTGCACTTCATGGCCGAGTCGGCCGACATCCTCACCAGCGACGACCAGAAGGTGATCCTCCCCGACCTAGCGGCCGGCTGCTCGATGGCGGACATGGCCCGCCTCGGTCAGGTCCAGGACGCCTGGGACGCGCTGACCGACGCAGGGGTCGCCGACGTCGTCGTGCCGATCACGTACATGAACTCCTCGGCCGACATCAAGGCGTTCTGCGGCAACCACGACGGCGCCGTCTGCACCTCCTCGAACGCCGACGTCGCACTGGAGTGGGCGTTCGCCCAGAAGGGTCCGGACACCAAGGTCCTGTTCTTCCCCGACCAGCACCTCGGCCGCAACACCGCCGTCCTCAAGCTCGGGTACTCCCTCGACGACTGCATCGTGTGGAACCCGCTGCTCCCCAACGGCGGCAACACCGTGGAGGAGCTGCGTGCCGCGAAGGTGATCCTCTGGAAGGGGCACTGCTCGGTGCACGGGCGGTTCTCGGCCGAGGTCGTCGACGAGCTCCGCGCGACCATCCCGGACGTCCAGGTCCTGGTGCACCCCGAGTGCGCGCACGACGTCGTGCTGAAGGCGGACAAGGTCGGGTCGACCGAGTTCATCATCAACACGATCGAGGCCGCGCCGGCCGGTTCGAGCTGGGCGATCGGTACCGAGCTCAACCTGGTCAAGCGGCTGGCCAACGCGCATCCCGACAAGAACATCGTCTTCCTCGACAAGACCGTCTGCTACTGCTCGACGATGAACCGGATCGACCTGCCGCACCTGGTCTGGGCGCTCGAGTCACTGGTCGAGGGCACCGTGGTCAACCAGATCCAGGTCGACGGGGAGACCGAGAAGTGGGCGAAGGTCGCCCTGCAGCGGATGCTCGACCTCCCGGGTCGCACCAGCAAGGACTAG
- a CDS encoding VOC family protein, with the protein MTYPTLLHTVLDTTDVRGTAEFYRQLLGLQYRPGDAPDESGPDPDWLVLLGGNGGRALAFQQVEHLERTTWPDHDVPMQMHLDLTVPDVTELEHQRDRARDLGAEMVLDRSDHDEEPLYVLRDPAGHPFCIFVA; encoded by the coding sequence ATGACGTACCCGACGCTGCTGCACACCGTCCTGGACACGACCGACGTCCGCGGTACGGCGGAGTTCTACCGGCAACTGCTGGGTCTGCAGTACCGGCCTGGTGACGCGCCGGACGAAAGCGGCCCGGACCCCGACTGGCTCGTCCTGCTGGGCGGCAACGGTGGTCGCGCGCTGGCCTTCCAGCAGGTCGAGCACCTGGAGCGCACCACCTGGCCGGACCACGACGTACCGATGCAGATGCACCTCGACCTGACCGTGCCCGACGTGACGGAGCTGGAGCACCAGCGCGATCGAGCACGGGATCTCGGCGCCGAGATGGTGCTGGACCGCAGCGACCACGACGAGGAGCCGCTGTACGTGCTGAGGGACCCCGCCGGTCACCCGTTCTGCATCTTCGTGGCCTGA
- a CDS encoding glycerate kinase: MRVVIAPDKFAGTLSAVEAARAIATGWSRRVPDAELVEVPLSDGGPGFVDVLHAALGGELIAVTVPDPYGEPVPATVLLVGTTAYVETAQAVGLHLTPAEQRRPTVGSSRGVGELIAAAVDAGATRVLIGAGGTATNDGGAGLLAGLGATGAGAPLDAGPYGLDGLTAVDLGPAHAAVEDVELVLASDVDTQLLGLIGATKTYGPQKGLTEDELLLVDRHLQTFAELTDRKVATVKGAGAAGGIGFALLLLGAERVPGVDVVAGAVDLAGALVGADLVITGEGAFDFSSRSGKVPYGVAQSATAALVPCIALAGQVLVGSREMRALGIEAAYSIVDRVGEERAFAAPAESLADLAERVARTWGR; this comes from the coding sequence ATGCGCGTCGTGATCGCGCCGGACAAGTTCGCCGGCACCCTGAGCGCCGTCGAGGCGGCCCGCGCGATCGCCACCGGCTGGTCCCGCCGGGTTCCGGACGCCGAGCTCGTCGAGGTGCCGCTCTCCGACGGCGGTCCGGGCTTCGTCGACGTCCTGCACGCGGCGCTCGGCGGTGAGCTGATCGCCGTTACCGTTCCCGACCCGTACGGCGAACCTGTCCCGGCCACGGTGCTGCTGGTCGGCACCACGGCGTACGTCGAGACCGCCCAGGCCGTCGGCCTGCACCTGACCCCCGCTGAGCAGCGCCGCCCCACCGTCGGCTCGAGTCGCGGCGTCGGCGAGCTCATCGCGGCTGCCGTGGACGCCGGAGCAACCCGCGTCCTCATCGGTGCCGGGGGCACGGCGACCAACGACGGGGGAGCGGGCTTGCTCGCCGGGCTGGGAGCCACCGGTGCGGGAGCACCCCTCGATGCCGGCCCCTACGGCCTAGACGGCCTGACGGCCGTCGACCTTGGCCCGGCGCATGCTGCGGTCGAGGACGTCGAGCTGGTGCTGGCCTCCGACGTCGACACCCAGCTGCTCGGACTCATCGGCGCCACCAAGACCTACGGCCCGCAGAAGGGCTTGACCGAGGACGAGCTGCTCCTCGTCGACCGGCACCTGCAGACGTTCGCCGAGCTGACCGATCGCAAGGTCGCGACCGTCAAGGGCGCAGGTGCAGCAGGAGGCATCGGCTTCGCCCTGCTCCTGCTCGGCGCCGAGCGCGTGCCCGGCGTCGACGTCGTCGCCGGGGCAGTGGACCTCGCCGGCGCGCTCGTCGGCGCCGACCTCGTCATCACCGGCGAAGGAGCCTTCGACTTCTCCTCCCGCTCCGGCAAGGTCCCGTACGGCGTCGCGCAGTCCGCGACCGCAGCGCTGGTGCCGTGCATCGCGCTGGCCGGTCAGGTGCTGGTGGGATCCCGGGAGATGCGCGCCCTGGGGATCGAGGCGGCGTACTCGATCGTCGACCGGGTGGGGGAGGAGCGCGCCTTTGCCGCGCCGGCCGAGTCGCTGGCCGACCTGGCCGAGCGCGTTGCCCGGACCTGGGGCCGTTAG